ACGAAGAGTATGCCTAATGTTGAAATCAATCAACCTATGGCTAACATGGCAGGTAGATTCGACGAAGGTACCCCATGGGTTCTTGACTCGGGTTGCACCGAGTACATAACCCATGTGCTTAAAATTCTTTATGATAATGTTGAAACAAAACATGAATTACCGGTTACCATTCCAGATGGCAACTCTATATCAGTCAAGGGTAGAGGGTCATGTACTATGCCAAATGGATCAAAGATTCGAAATGTTCTATATCTGCCTGATTTCACTTGTAACTTACTATCTGATAGCCGGTTAACTAAAGATCTCGGTTGTACCGTAACATTTTTTCCGGATTTCTTTGTTATGCAAGACTTGAGTTTGAGGAAATTGATTGGGACGGGTAGGTGCGAATGAGGTCTATATCGGATGAAGATGGTGGGAAGCGAGAGGATAGCAATGGCTGTTGAGTGTGACCTTTAGCCATCAACGTTTGGGGCATGCCTCCCATAATAAACTCTCTTGTCTTGATTttgtttcttcaaaaataaatggTGAAACTTGTGATCCATGTGCCAAGGCAAAATTTACCAGACTCCCATTTCTTACTAGTTATATTAAAACAAAAGAATGCTTTGAACTCTTGCATTGTGATATATGGGGTAGATATCGAACACCTTCCTTGACGAGAGcaaattatttttttaactatAGTCGACGATTTAATTCGATCGCTTTGGGTGTACCTTTTGAAACACAAGTCGGATGCTAGTGATTGCTTGTTTAGCTTCCATAAAATGATCAAAACTCAGTTTGATAAAAACGTTAAAAGAATTCGATGTGATAACGGAGGAGAATTCACATCTAACCGAATGATGTCTTTCTATGATGAATAAGGGATGCTCCTTGAGACCACATGTCCTCACACCCTGCAACAAAACGGGGTGGTTGAGCGAAAACATCGACACTTGCTTGAAACGGAAAGGGCGTTAAAGTTTGGGGCAAAATTACCATCCACCTTTTGGGGAGAATGTATTCTTACCGCTGCCTATATCATAAACAAGCTACCATCCAAAACAATCAGTAACAAGACACCTCATGAAGTGGTTCACAACCGAAAGCCTAATTATAATCACATGAAATTTTCGGTTGTCTTGCCTACTATCGAAGCACAGAAACAAGAGGCGACAAGTTTGAATTAAGAGGGAGACCCAGGATATTTTTAGGCTATCCATACGGAACCAAGCGGTACAAAGTTTTTGATAtcaaaaataagaaaatggtaGTTTCAAGAGATGTCAAATTTGTTGAGAACATCTTCCCACAAGACAAGGTTAGTGCTCAGATAGAAGAAGAACCAAAGATTTTTTCTTTGCCACATCTTGACACTATACATAATGAAGAGACAGAGGTTAGTCACGTCCCGATCAATGAACAGATTAGAGAAAAAGAAGCAGACATAGACCGGTGCATCTTAATGACTATGTGGTTCATCTCCCACCATCCAAAGACCAATCGCCACCCGTCCTCGATCAAGGCTCCTCCACGGTACACCCCATTGCTAATTTCCTTTCTTATGATAAATTCACTAATTCTCACAAGGCTTTTCTAGCGGCCATCAGTTCTAATGATGAGCCAAGGTCCATTAAAGAAGCAGCGTAGAATCCCAATTGGAGAGATGCTATGAAATAGGAGATACAAGCACTCGAACAAAATGACACATGGGTCCTTAAATATTTGCCAAAAGGAAAGCATTCGATAGGATCAAAGTGGGTGTACAAACTAAAATATAAAGCGAACGGGGAAGTTGAAAGGTATAAGGAAAGATTGGTCGCAAAGGAGTTTATGCAAATGGAAGGGATCGACTTCCATGACACCTTCGCACCGGTGGCAAAACTCGTCACCATTCGTACTCTACTCGCGGTTGCTACAAAAAGGAATTGGGTGATTAACAAACTTGATGTCAACAACGCTTTCTACATCAAGATACCGCAAGGGTTCGATAAGGGAAAAGAAAACAAAGTGTGTCGACTCAAGAAATCACTCTATGGTCTAAAACATGTGTCGATAAACTGGTACCAAAATTCACCACATCTCTACAAAAACTTGGTTTCAAACAATCTCAATCTGATCACTCACTGCTATTTTCAAGACCAAAAACTCCTTTGTCGCGGCTCTCATTTTCGTGGACGATGTTATCCTCACCGGAAATGATGTTGAGAAGATTAAAGAAACAATATCATTCCTTGAGAAAGAGTTCAGTATCTAAGACCTAGGCCCTTTAAAGTATTTCTTGGGTATAGAAGGAACGCGTAGCTGAAAAGGACTAGTGTGGAGCCAACGGAAGTATGTTCTAGACATCCTTGAAGATAGTGGGATGATAGGGTGCCGTCCAAGTGCCTTTCCCATGGAACAATACACTAAACTTGCAAGGGACGATGAAGAAGTTTGGGCTGATGCCAGTCAATATCGTAGGCTAGTAGGTAGACTTTTATACCTACAAGCAACTAGACCCGACATCACCTACTCAGTCAACGTTCTTAGTCAATTTGTGGCGGATCCACGAGCAAATGATATGGAAGCAGTGATGAGAGTTTTGCGGTACTTGAAGGCCACCCTGGGTCAAGGAATACTTCTCTCCAAAGAAGGGGGAACAAATCTTGTAGGATATACCGACTCAGACTGGCTCGGTTGCCCAGATACAAGAAGATTGAGAAGCGGTTACCTACTACTCTTGGGTGGATCTCCAATCTCGTGGAAATCAAAGAAGCAGCCCGTCATATCACGGTCCTCGGCCAAAGCAGAATACAGAGCCATGGCAACAACTGTTAGTGAATTCCTTTGGTTGCGGTGGCTTCTAATGGAACTTAAAGTTGAACAAGGTAACCCAACTCAGTTATTTTGTGACAACTTAGCTGTAAAGCACATAGCCAACAACCTGGTGTTCCATGAACGAACAAAGCACGTAGAAATGGATTGTTATTTTGTAAGAGAACGAGTCGAATCAAATGAtgtcgtgtcacaccccaaccgatggc
Above is a window of Helianthus annuus cultivar XRQ/B chromosome 14, HanXRQr2.0-SUNRISE, whole genome shotgun sequence DNA encoding:
- the LOC110906436 gene encoding secreted RxLR effector protein 161-like, whose translation is MEQYTKLARDDEEVWADASQYRRLVGRLLYLQATRPDITYSVNVLSQFVADPRANDMEAVMRVLRYLKATLGQGILLSKEGGTNLVGYTDSDWLGCPDTRRLRSGYLLLLGGSPISWKSKKQPVISRSSAKAEYRAMATTVSEFLWLRWLLMELKVEQDVAFRPAKGKENMLDDKL